The Xiphias gladius isolate SHS-SW01 ecotype Sanya breed wild chromosome 4, ASM1685928v1, whole genome shotgun sequence genome includes a window with the following:
- the ptger2b gene encoding prostaglandin E receptor 2b subtype EP2 isoform X2 encodes MENYNTNPRCRDAVEPRKPITPGLMFSATLVGNILALVLLHVRRRRTSPSLYKVLVTALLMTDLLGSISVSPVVLSAYAQNKSLLEMGTDNKVCSYFGFSMTFLSLSTLAMLCVMALERYVSIGHPYFYGRHLSKRCGYITIAFIYLSSILFCIIPFMGQGKYKQYAPGTWCFLDMATKDFRLYIGFYASFILIIITTTVVCNVYVIFLLVSMYRRGKVRRRGVSARPRCHRSLSMTEEVEHLLPLAIITVVFICCTFPLVLQTSACWSAFVCIQSGFQENKLGDYSHNEVKCSCRDIDITVHYYSTGGRLPLFTFPEAPSVHKPNQRRGLS; translated from the exons ATGGAAAATTACAATACAAATCCCAGATGCCGAGACGCTGTGGAGCCCAGAAAGCCAATCACCCCGGGGCTGATGTTCTCGGCCACTCTCGTGGGCAACATCTTGGCACTGGTCCTGCTACATGTCCGGCGCAGGAGGACCAGCCCGTCCCTGTACAAGGTCCTGGTGACTGCGCTCCTCATGACGGACCTGCTTGGCTCCATCTCTGTCAGTCCTGTTGTACTGTCAGCTTATGCTCAGAATAAGTCACTGTTGGAAATGGGTACAGACAACAAGGTGTGCTCCTACTTTGGCTTCAGCATGACCTTCCTGAGCCTTTCCACGCTGGCCATGCTGTGCGTAATGGCGCTCGAGCGCTACGTCTCCATAGGCCACCCTTACTTTTACGGGCGGCACCTGAGCAAACGCTGTGGTTACATCACTATCGCGTTCATCTACCTGAGCAGCATCCTTTTCTGCATAATTCCCTTTATGGGCCAGGGTAAATACAAGCAGTACGCCCCGGGCACCTGGTGCTTCCTGGATATGGCGACTAAAGACTTTAGACTTTATATCGGATTTTACGCGTCTTTCATCCTCATCATAATCACCACCACGGTAGTATGCAACGTGTATGTTATTTTCCTCTTGGTATCGATGTACAGGAGGGGCAAAGTGCGCCGCAGAGGAGTGTCTGCGCGCCCCCGGTGCCACAGGTCTCTATCCATGACGGAGGAAGTGGAGCATCTCCTGCCGCTGGCTATCATCACTGTGGTCTTCATCTGCTGCACCTTCCCCTTAGTG CTGCAGACATCAGCCTGCTGGTCTGCATTTGTCTGTATTCAATCCGGATTCCAGGAAAATAAACTGGGTGATTACTCACACAATGAAGTGAAGTGTTCCTGCAGAGACATCGACATCACAGTGCATTACTACAGTACAGGAGGCAGACTCCCTCTTTTCACATTTCCAGAAG ctcCAAGTGTACATAAACCTAACCAGCGACGGGGATTGTCATAA
- the ptger2b gene encoding prostaglandin E receptor 2b subtype EP2 isoform X1 produces the protein MENYNTNPRCRDAVEPRKPITPGLMFSATLVGNILALVLLHVRRRRTSPSLYKVLVTALLMTDLLGSISVSPVVLSAYAQNKSLLEMGTDNKVCSYFGFSMTFLSLSTLAMLCVMALERYVSIGHPYFYGRHLSKRCGYITIAFIYLSSILFCIIPFMGQGKYKQYAPGTWCFLDMATKDFRLYIGFYASFILIIITTTVVCNVYVIFLLVSMYRRGKVRRRGVSARPRCHRSLSMTEEVEHLLPLAIITVVFICCTFPLVLQVYINLTSDGDCHKDDLRALHLLSFHSILNPWVFIILRPSVLKIVWRKLRRRQKSPFIWGQTQNAQSKQTGGRPCCAVPETGK, from the exons ATGGAAAATTACAATACAAATCCCAGATGCCGAGACGCTGTGGAGCCCAGAAAGCCAATCACCCCGGGGCTGATGTTCTCGGCCACTCTCGTGGGCAACATCTTGGCACTGGTCCTGCTACATGTCCGGCGCAGGAGGACCAGCCCGTCCCTGTACAAGGTCCTGGTGACTGCGCTCCTCATGACGGACCTGCTTGGCTCCATCTCTGTCAGTCCTGTTGTACTGTCAGCTTATGCTCAGAATAAGTCACTGTTGGAAATGGGTACAGACAACAAGGTGTGCTCCTACTTTGGCTTCAGCATGACCTTCCTGAGCCTTTCCACGCTGGCCATGCTGTGCGTAATGGCGCTCGAGCGCTACGTCTCCATAGGCCACCCTTACTTTTACGGGCGGCACCTGAGCAAACGCTGTGGTTACATCACTATCGCGTTCATCTACCTGAGCAGCATCCTTTTCTGCATAATTCCCTTTATGGGCCAGGGTAAATACAAGCAGTACGCCCCGGGCACCTGGTGCTTCCTGGATATGGCGACTAAAGACTTTAGACTTTATATCGGATTTTACGCGTCTTTCATCCTCATCATAATCACCACCACGGTAGTATGCAACGTGTATGTTATTTTCCTCTTGGTATCGATGTACAGGAGGGGCAAAGTGCGCCGCAGAGGAGTGTCTGCGCGCCCCCGGTGCCACAGGTCTCTATCCATGACGGAGGAAGTGGAGCATCTCCTGCCGCTGGCTATCATCACTGTGGTCTTCATCTGCTGCACCTTCCCCTTAGTG ctcCAAGTGTACATAAACCTAACCAGCGACGGGGATTGTCATAAGGATGACCTCAGAGCTCTCCACTTACTGTCATTCCACTCCATCCTGAACCCTTGGGTCTTCATCATCCTCCGTCCCTCCGTTCTGAAAATCGTTTGGAGGAAGTTGCGCAGAAGGCAGAAGTCCCCATTCATCTGGGGGCAGACCCAGAATGCTCAGTCCAAACAAACGGGGGGAAGGCCTTGCTGTGCAGTTCCAGAGACAGGAAAATGA
- the cgrrf1 gene encoding cell growth regulator with RING finger domain protein 1 isoform X3: MAAVFLVTLFGFDVPVILRSSDETESNLPTPEKQMVQVTNPFALEMGSGAASVTGHGDISEHSLADGASVRPCCLEPCVLSCFWGCEVSALQGALQAHMRGPRLRTPRHFQEALHLRYQHCQSFCISSEDSEERHTQIPADRRITDFGPLPRERYPLVAVLTLAEPEARNTYNLVASVTVIHVPDDKYSLSARLLFQYLLTSQGNMYELKPLFMSADTGGASGPPDSEQSTTPSEPTEEARRVEQSPVLEEEGEHWSEGTGRDCVVCQNAAVNRVLLPCRHACVCDGCVSHFQHCPICRAFVLESFTLTQGPAADQLLHTEPVNDIQ; encoded by the exons GTTTGGCTTTGATGTCCCAGTGATTCTTCGCAGCTCCGACGAGACGGAGTCAAACCTACCAACCCCTGAGAAGCAAATGGTTCAGGTGACCAATCCCTTTGCCCTGGAGATGGGCTCTGGGGCGGCATCTGTCACTG GCCATGGTGACATTAGCGAACACTCCCTTGCAGATGGTGCGTCAGTGAGGCCTTGCTGTCTGGAGCCCTGTGTCCTGAGCTGTTTCTGGGGCTGCGAGGTCAGCGCCCTGCAGGGAGCGCTGCAGGCTCACATGCGCGGGCCGAGGCTCCGCACCCCCCGACATTTCCAGGAGGCCCTGCACCTCCGCTACCAGCACTGCCAGAGCTTTTG TATCAGCAGTGAGGACAGCGAAGAACGCCACACGCAGATTCCTGCTGACCGGAGGATCACAGACTTTGGACCGTTGCCAAGGGAACGCTACCCTCTTGTAGCCGTGCTGACGCTGGCAGAGCCGGAAGCCAGAAACACGTACAACCTC GTGGCCAGTGTGACAGTTATTCATGTTCCTGATGACAAATACAGCCTTTCTGCGCGCCTTCTCTTTCAGTACCTTCTCACCTCACAGGGAAACATGTACGAGTTAAAG CCTCTCTTCATGTCAGCTGACACTGGGGGAGCGTCTGGGCCTCCCGACTCAGAGCAGAGTACCACACCCAGCGAACCCACCGAGGAGGCCCGCAGAGTGGAGCAGAGTCcagtgctggaggaggagggcgagCACTGGTCAGAGGGGACGGGCAGGGACTGCGTGGTCTGTCAGAATGCAGCGGTGAACAGAGTGCTGCTGCCCTGCAGACACGCCTGTGTGTGCGACGGCTGTGTGTCACACTTCCAGCACTGCCCCATCTGCAGGGCCTTCGTCCTGGAGTCCTTCACCCTGACACAAGGACCAGCTGCAGACCAGTTACTCCACACTGAACCAGTGAATGACATTCAATAG
- the cgrrf1 gene encoding cell growth regulator with RING finger domain protein 1 isoform X1, whose translation MAAVFLVTLYEYSPLFYISVVSLCFVVTAAMVLGWFGFDVPVILRSSDETESNLPTPEKQMVQVTNPFALEMGSGAASVTGHGDISEHSLADGASVRPCCLEPCVLSCFWGCEVSALQGALQAHMRGPRLRTPRHFQEALHLRYQHCQSFCISSEDSEERHTQIPADRRITDFGPLPRERYPLVAVLTLAEPEARNTYNLVASVTVIHVPDDKYSLSARLLFQYLLTSQGNMYELKPLFMSADTGGASGPPDSEQSTTPSEPTEEARRVEQSPVLEEEGEHWSEGTGRDCVVCQNAAVNRVLLPCRHACVCDGCVSHFQHCPICRAFVLESFTLTQGPAADQLLHTEPVNDIQ comes from the exons GTTTGGCTTTGATGTCCCAGTGATTCTTCGCAGCTCCGACGAGACGGAGTCAAACCTACCAACCCCTGAGAAGCAAATGGTTCAGGTGACCAATCCCTTTGCCCTGGAGATGGGCTCTGGGGCGGCATCTGTCACTG GCCATGGTGACATTAGCGAACACTCCCTTGCAGATGGTGCGTCAGTGAGGCCTTGCTGTCTGGAGCCCTGTGTCCTGAGCTGTTTCTGGGGCTGCGAGGTCAGCGCCCTGCAGGGAGCGCTGCAGGCTCACATGCGCGGGCCGAGGCTCCGCACCCCCCGACATTTCCAGGAGGCCCTGCACCTCCGCTACCAGCACTGCCAGAGCTTTTG TATCAGCAGTGAGGACAGCGAAGAACGCCACACGCAGATTCCTGCTGACCGGAGGATCACAGACTTTGGACCGTTGCCAAGGGAACGCTACCCTCTTGTAGCCGTGCTGACGCTGGCAGAGCCGGAAGCCAGAAACACGTACAACCTC GTGGCCAGTGTGACAGTTATTCATGTTCCTGATGACAAATACAGCCTTTCTGCGCGCCTTCTCTTTCAGTACCTTCTCACCTCACAGGGAAACATGTACGAGTTAAAG CCTCTCTTCATGTCAGCTGACACTGGGGGAGCGTCTGGGCCTCCCGACTCAGAGCAGAGTACCACACCCAGCGAACCCACCGAGGAGGCCCGCAGAGTGGAGCAGAGTCcagtgctggaggaggagggcgagCACTGGTCAGAGGGGACGGGCAGGGACTGCGTGGTCTGTCAGAATGCAGCGGTGAACAGAGTGCTGCTGCCCTGCAGACACGCCTGTGTGTGCGACGGCTGTGTGTCACACTTCCAGCACTGCCCCATCTGCAGGGCCTTCGTCCTGGAGTCCTTCACCCTGACACAAGGACCAGCTGCAGACCAGTTACTCCACACTGAACCAGTGAATGACATTCAATAG
- the psmc6 gene encoding 26S proteasome regulatory subunit 10B, with protein MADGREKALQDYRKKLLEHKEVDGRLKELREQLREQTKQYEKSENDLKALQSVGQIVGEVLKQLTEEKFIVKATNGPRYVVGCRRQLDKSQLKPGTRVALDMTTLTIMRYLPREVDPLVYNMSHEDPGSVSYSEIGGLSEQIRELREVIELPLTNPELFQRVGIIPPKGCLLYGPPGTGKTLLARAVASQLDCNFLKVVSSSIVDKYIGESARLIREMFNYARDHQPCIIFMDEIDAIGGRRFSEGTSADREIQRTLMELLNQMDGFDTLHRVKMIMATNRPDTLDPALLRPGRLDRKIHIELPNEQARLDILKIHSSPITKHGEIDFEAIVKLSDGFNGADLRNVCTEAGLFAIRSDREYVTQEDFMKAVRKVADSKKLESKLDYKPV; from the exons ATGGCGGACGGCAGGGAGAAAGCGCTGCAGGACTACAGGAAAAAATTACTCGAACACAAAGAGGTTGACGGGCGGTTAAAGGAAT TGAGAGAGCAGCTGAGAGAACAGACCAAACAGTACGAGAAGTCGGAGAACGACCTGAAGGCTCTGCAGAGTGTCGGACAG ATTGTTGGAGAAGTGCTCAAACAGCTGACTGAGGAGAAAT TCATTGTCAAGGCCACCAATGGCCCCCGATATGTGGTTGGATGCCGCAGACAG TTGGACAAGTCACAGCTGAAGCCAGGCACCAGAGTGGCTTTGGACATGACCACGCTCACTATAATGAG GTACCTGCCCAGAGAGGTGGACCCTCTGGTGTACAACATGTCCCACGAGGACCCTGGCAGCGTCTCCTACTCTGAGATTGGAGGCTTATCCGAACAGATCCGTGAGCTGAGAGAG GTGATTGAGCTGCCTCTGACCAACCCCGAGCTCTTCCAGAGAGTGGGGATCATCCCCCCTAAAGGCTGCCTGCTCTATGGGCCTCCAG GCACTGGGAAGACTCTTCTTGCCAGAGCAGTGGCCAGTCAGCTGGACTGTAACTTCCTCAAG GTGGTGTCCAGCTCCATTGTGGACAAGTACATTGGTGAAAGTGCCAGGCTGATCAGAGAGATGTTCAACTATGCCAGAGACCACCAGCCATGCATTATCTTTATGGATGAGATTGATGCCATCG GCGGCCGTCGTTTCTCTGAGGGAACCTCTGCTGATAGAGAGATCCAAAGGACTCTGATGGAG CTGCTGAACCAGATGGACGGCTTCGACACTCTGCACAGAGTCAAGATGATCATGGCCACCAACAGACCTGACACTCTGGACCCCGCCCTGCTGCGACCCGGCAGACTGGACCGTAAAATCC ATATCGAACTGCCCAATGAACAGGCTCGTCTGGACATCCTCAAGATCCACTCTAGTCCAATCACCAAGCACGGAGAAATAG ATTTTGAGGCCATTGTGAAGTTGTCAGATGGCTTCAATGGCGCTGATCTGAGAAACGTGTGCACAGAAGCAG GTCTGTTTGCCATCCGCTCTGACCGTGAGTACGTCACTCAGGAAGACTTCATGAAAGCCGTGCGGAAGGTGGCCGATTCAAAGAAGCTGGAGTCCAAGCTGGACTACAAACCCGTATAA
- the cgrrf1 gene encoding cell growth regulator with RING finger domain protein 1 isoform X2 yields MAAVFLVTLYEYSPLFYISVVSLCFVVTAAMVLGWFGFDVPVILRSSDETESNLPTPEKQMVQVTNPFALEMGSGAASVTDGASVRPCCLEPCVLSCFWGCEVSALQGALQAHMRGPRLRTPRHFQEALHLRYQHCQSFCISSEDSEERHTQIPADRRITDFGPLPRERYPLVAVLTLAEPEARNTYNLVASVTVIHVPDDKYSLSARLLFQYLLTSQGNMYELKPLFMSADTGGASGPPDSEQSTTPSEPTEEARRVEQSPVLEEEGEHWSEGTGRDCVVCQNAAVNRVLLPCRHACVCDGCVSHFQHCPICRAFVLESFTLTQGPAADQLLHTEPVNDIQ; encoded by the exons GTTTGGCTTTGATGTCCCAGTGATTCTTCGCAGCTCCGACGAGACGGAGTCAAACCTACCAACCCCTGAGAAGCAAATGGTTCAGGTGACCAATCCCTTTGCCCTGGAGATGGGCTCTGGGGCGGCATCTGTCACTG ATGGTGCGTCAGTGAGGCCTTGCTGTCTGGAGCCCTGTGTCCTGAGCTGTTTCTGGGGCTGCGAGGTCAGCGCCCTGCAGGGAGCGCTGCAGGCTCACATGCGCGGGCCGAGGCTCCGCACCCCCCGACATTTCCAGGAGGCCCTGCACCTCCGCTACCAGCACTGCCAGAGCTTTTG TATCAGCAGTGAGGACAGCGAAGAACGCCACACGCAGATTCCTGCTGACCGGAGGATCACAGACTTTGGACCGTTGCCAAGGGAACGCTACCCTCTTGTAGCCGTGCTGACGCTGGCAGAGCCGGAAGCCAGAAACACGTACAACCTC GTGGCCAGTGTGACAGTTATTCATGTTCCTGATGACAAATACAGCCTTTCTGCGCGCCTTCTCTTTCAGTACCTTCTCACCTCACAGGGAAACATGTACGAGTTAAAG CCTCTCTTCATGTCAGCTGACACTGGGGGAGCGTCTGGGCCTCCCGACTCAGAGCAGAGTACCACACCCAGCGAACCCACCGAGGAGGCCCGCAGAGTGGAGCAGAGTCcagtgctggaggaggagggcgagCACTGGTCAGAGGGGACGGGCAGGGACTGCGTGGTCTGTCAGAATGCAGCGGTGAACAGAGTGCTGCTGCCCTGCAGACACGCCTGTGTGTGCGACGGCTGTGTGTCACACTTCCAGCACTGCCCCATCTGCAGGGCCTTCGTCCTGGAGTCCTTCACCCTGACACAAGGACCAGCTGCAGACCAGTTACTCCACACTGAACCAGTGAATGACATTCAATAG